In the genome of Chloroflexota bacterium, the window CGAACAGGAGGGCGGCCTTCTGGTATCGTTGGCGCGCGGGCCCGGGACGGCCGGACATGCTGCGGCCGATGTGGACCAGGATCAGGCTGACGACCATGGCGAATATGTGCTCTATGATCCAGAACCTCGCCGTGTCGTTGGATATCACCGACCCGAGATCGTTGAACGCGCTCGCGGTGACGGGACTCAGGAAGAGGTACAGGATCAGCCCGATCAGGACCTGCGTGTCCAGCACGATGGTGAAGGCCAGCCCCAGGCGATCGTCAAGGTGGGTCCAGCTTTTCCCGCTCAGCCAACCTGAGGCAGCCCGCGCCGTCGCCAGCACGGCCAAAAGGACTACGATCCAGCGGAGAATAGAATGTAACGAGAGAAAGGTGAGATACATCGGATTTACAGGGACCTCCTGAAGTCTGATATGTGCCATGTGGGGGAGTGGGCGGGATCAGGGGGATGCCGTACATCATCTCATGCCGATGGCCTCGTGCTGTTGTACGGTGGCCAGCTCCTCCGTGCGTCCCTTTAACCCCGACGCCATCAGCGCCAGGATGATCATGGCCAGCCCGACGGCCAGGAACGCCGCTCGATAGCCGGATATGCCGCCGCCCTGGGAGGCCGCAACGGCGCCGACCAGGGCGCCTCCGGTCAGCTGTCCGATGCTGATGGCGATGGTGAGCAGCCCCTGAGCGGCCGCCCGGTCCTCCCTGGGCGCCTCGTTGAGCATGACATAACGCAGCGGGGCTCCCAGCAGGCTGGAGAGGCCCAGGCCGACCAGGATGGCGATCGTGTAATAAAGCGCCCGGGTGGTGGGAAGGGCCCCGATGGCGATCATGCCCAGCGCCAGCAGGCCGGTGCCGATCCGCACCACGACCTTGGATCCGAAGTGGTCCAGCATGCGTCCAAACAGCGGGGAGCCGATAGCCATGGCCAGGACGGCGGGCATCAGCATGAAGCTGGCCGTGGCGCTGGTCACGTGGAAGGCGGCGACCAGCAGGGATGGGACGAAGACCACCGCCGCCTCGCTGAGCCCCGCGCCGATGGCGAGGATACTGGCCAGGACCACCTGCCGCGAGCGGAACAGGCTCAGACGCACGACGGGGTCGATGGCGGCGCGTTCCAGGCGGATCAGCACCGGGAGCAAGGCGATCCCGATGGCCAGGAAGGGCCAGACCTCCGCCGACGCGAGGCTGGCCGCGAAGTGGGCCGTGTCGACTCGGTTGATCCCATAGGCGAGGGCAGCCAGAAGGATCCCCAGGGTGATCATCCCCGGCCAGTCCAGGGGGCGTGGCTGTCCTGGTCGGGTAGCGGGGAGATGACGCCAGCTCGCCAGGACCAGTGCCATTGCGATGGGCAGGTTGACGAGGAAGAGCCAGTGCCAGCTCAGGATGGCCAGGAACGCCCCCGCCAGGACGGGGCCCACCAGGAAAGCGATGCCGAACACGGCGCCGATCAGGCCCAGCGCCCGGCCACGCCTCTCCGGGGGGAACGTGTCTCCGATCACGGCGCTGGCCACGGGGAAGATGCCGCCGGCCCCCAGCCCCTGCGCCGCCCGGCCCACCAGGAGCACGGCGAAGGTGGGGGAGATGGCGACCAGCAGCGACCCCAGGGCGAAGGCCGTCACATCGATGACGTAGATCAGGCGGCGTCCGAAGACATCCGACAGCTTGGCCATGAGAGGGGTGCTGACCAGGTTGAACAGCACGTAGATGGTGAAGATCCAGGCCAGGGCCCGATCATCCACGCGGAAGGAGGACTGGATGGCGGGCAGAGCCGGTCCGACGATCGCGATATCCAAGGCGCCCATGAGCACCCCGACGAACAGGATGAGGAGGATGCGATTGCGATCACGATCGTTTCCAATGTGCATGCGGATCCCTTCTCTTTGGAGTGTTGGCTACCGACCGGTCGGTCAGTTAGGCGTATTTTAATGTCACTTATATACTTTTTGCGTAGGGCATCTTCCAGAGCGGGCGACGTGCCATTTCCCCTCGGAGCGGCGGGACCACATCGGAGGATTGCAGCCTCGTGTCGGGACGCCATCTTTGGCGCTCTCAAACAACCGTGCTACAATGGCTCGGATTGCTGATTCGGGGTGCGTTTCGCTCGTCTTGGTGTCTGGGGGACGCCCGGTCGAACGTGCTGGCGTGAATATCGTGAAAAGGAGGTGAATGTTGAAGCTGCAGGAGTATCAGTCGAAACGCATCTTCGCCCAGTATGGGATCCCGATCCCTCGCGGCGAGATAGCGGTCACCCCAGCTGAGGCGCGTGACATCGCCGCACGCCTGGGCACCCGGGTCGTCGTCAAGGCGCAGGTGC includes:
- a CDS encoding MFS transporter, with the translated sequence MGNDRDRNRILLILFVGVLMGALDIAIVGPALPAIQSSFRVDDRALAWIFTIYVLFNLVSTPLMAKLSDVFGRRLIYVIDVTAFALGSLLVAISPTFAVLLVGRAAQGLGAGGIFPVASAVIGDTFPPERRGRALGLIGAVFGIAFLVGPVLAGAFLAILSWHWLFLVNLPIAMALVLASWRHLPATRPGQPRPLDWPGMITLGILLAALAYGINRVDTAHFAASLASAEVWPFLAIGIALLPVLIRLERAAIDPVVRLSLFRSRQVVLASILAIGAGLSEAAVVFVPSLLVAAFHVTSATASFMLMPAVLAMAIGSPLFGRMLDHFGSKVVVRIGTGLLALGMIAIGALPTTRALYYTIAILVGLGLSSLLGAPLRYVMLNEAPREDRAAAQGLLTIAISIGQLTGGALVGAVAASQGGGISGYRAAFLAVGLAMIILALMASGLKGRTEELATVQQHEAIGMR